The following coding sequences lie in one Syngnathoides biaculeatus isolate LvHL_M chromosome 16, ASM1980259v1, whole genome shotgun sequence genomic window:
- the arhgap17b gene encoding rho GTPase-activating protein 17b encodes MKKQFNRMRQLANQTVGRAEKTEVLSEDLLQIERRMELVRLMSHNTHKKLVFCLQGQPGTDAEKRHKKLPLTALSQAMQEGGAQLGDESLIGKMMDVCGEAESRLASELMQHEVQIQRDILDPLNTLAEVDIPNILKQRKQLAKLVLDFDSAKTRYQATKSSNQATAAKVDSLKDEMDEALNKVEICKDQLSADMYNFASKEGDYARYYLMLLEAQADYHRRSLAALEEAIPNIQFQQDSWTEKPAFGTALEEHLKRSNRDIALPIEACVMMLLETGMKEEGLFRIAAGASKLKKLKAALDCSTSQLEEFYSDPHAVAGALKSYLRELPEPLMTFGLYDEWTQASNVSDPDARLQALWVTCDRMPKTHKANFRYLVKFLARLAQERDVNKMSPSNIAIVLGPNLLWAKAEGTLAEMAAATSVHVVAIIEPIIQHADWFFPEEVDFNVSGMFAMPAHPAASDPEAERKRPGGLVGQDGDAHPPRKDSTLNQYPEPSPRRAGTVIRKQPQLTSPAFQPLPPQQEGGGSAAGSDARPPGAAPEAEGPGPAVAPRLGTSAGSAWRRAARPTTSRPPRLPRGTARSTSRPGRRNPRPAPAGPVLTWSEEAPRNRRRHHPNKSAPSPRSLPTKVQRPPRITRPSPRGATRAKKAPPTPRRASRRRRRRPGRRPRPTPRLTTAPSPRRPPTSTARSPAPPGRRPSPDPGPTCRRPRNPPPATTATASSAPLPRSSQMSEVAACP; translated from the exons ATCGAGAGGCGCATGGAGTTGGTCCGCCTCATGTCGCACAACACGCACAAGAAGTTGGTGTTCTGTCTGCAGGGTCAGCCGGGCACCGACGCGGAGAAGAGACAC AAGAAGCTGCCCTTGACGGCGCTGTCGCAGGCCATGCAGGAGGGCGGCGCTCAGCTAGGGGACGAAAGTCTGATCGG CAAGATGATGGACGTGTGCGGCGAGGCCGAGAGCAGGTTGGCGAGCGAACTGATGCAGCACGAAGTCCAGATCCAGCGAGACATCCTGGATCCTCTCAACACGCTGGCCGAG GTGGACATACccaacattctaaaacagaggAAGCAACTGGCCAAACTGGTCCTGGACTTTGACTCAGCCAAGACAAG GTACCAAGCAACCAAGTCCAGCAACCAGGCCACGGCGGCCAAGGTGGACTCCCTCAAGGACGAGATGGACGAGGCGCTCAACAAAGTGGAAATATGTAAA GACCAGTTATCGGCGGACATGTACAACTTTGCATCCAAAGAAGGGGACTACGCGCGCTATTATCTCATG TTACTCGAGGCCCAGGCAGACTACCACCGAAGGTCTCTGGCAGCTCTGGAGGAAGCCATACCCAATATTCAATTCCAGCAAG ACTCGTGGACGGAGAAGCCGGCGTTTGGAACGGCCCTGGAGGAGCACCTGAAGCGGAGTAACCGTGACATCGCGCTGCCCATCGAGGCCTGCGTCATGATGCTGCTGGAGACGGGCATGAAGGAGGAG GGTTTGTTTCGAATAGCAGCGGGAGCTTCGAAACTCAAAAAGCTGAAAGCCGCGTTGGACTGTTCGACTTCCCAACTGGAAGAGTTCTACTCCGACCCCCACGCCGTCGCCG GAGCCCTGAAGTCGTACCTCAGGGAACTTCCCGAACCTCTCATGACCTTTGGCCTGTACGACGAGTGGACGCAGGCATCCAA TGTGTCCGACCCTGACGCGAGACTTCAGGCTTTGTGGGTGACGTGTGACCGAATGCCAAAGACTCACAAGGCCAACTTTCG GTACCTGGTGAAGTTTCTGGCCAGACTGGCTCAAGAGCGCGACGTCAACAAAATGTCCCCCAGCAACATCGCCATCGTCCTGGGGCCCAACCTGCTGTGGGCCAAGGCAGAGGG GACGCTGGCGGAAATGGCCGCGGCGACGTCGGTCCACGTGGTCGCCATCATTGAGCCCATCATCCAGCACGCCGACTGGTTCTTTCCGGAAG AGGTGGACTTCAACGTGTCGGGCATGTTCGCCATGCCCGCCCACCCGGCGGCGTCGGACCCGGAGGCCGAGAGGAAGCGGCCCGGCGGCCTGGTGGGGCAAGACGGGGACGCTCACCCTCCCCGCAAAGACAG CACCCTTAACCAATATCCGGAGCCCAGCCCGCGTAGAGCCGGCACCGTGATTAGAAAGCAGCCGCAGCTAACCTCGCCCGCCTTCCAACCTCTACCGCCCCAGCAGGAAGGCGGGGGGTCCGCCGCCGGCTCCGACGCCCGGCCCCCGGGCGCCGCCCCGGAGGCCGAGGGGCCGGGCCCGGCGGTCGCCCCGCGCCTCGGGACGTCGGCCGGCTCGGCGTGGAGGAGAGCAG CCCGGCCCACGACATCACGTCCACCCCGCCTCCCCAGAGGAACGGCTCGGTCCACCTCTCGGCCGGGACGCCGCAATCCCAGGCCGGCTCCGGCGGGCCCAGTCCTCACATGGTCCGAAGAG GCACCAAGAAACAGGCGCCGGCACCACCCAAACAAGTCAGCCCCTTCGCCTCGCAGCCTGCCAACCAAAGTTCAGCGTCCGCCGCGCATCACCCGCCCGTCGCCCCGAGGCGCCACCCGGGCAAAGAAAGCCCCACCCACGCCCCGCCGAgccagccgccgccgccgtcgccgcccggGACGCCGACCCCGCCCGACTCCCCGCCTCACGACGGCCCCCTCTCCCCGACGCCCGCCTACCAGTACGGCTCGCTCCCCCGCCCCTCCCGGCCGGCGCCCAAGCCCAGACCCCGGCCCAACGTGCCGCCGCCCCCGCAACCCGCCGCCAGCGACGACTGCAACGGCCTCGTCGGCTCCGCTTCCAAGATCGTCACAG ATGTCTGAGGTGGCGGCCTGCCCGTAA